A single genomic interval of Dysidea avara chromosome 6, odDysAvar1.4, whole genome shotgun sequence harbors:
- the LOC136259490 gene encoding uncharacterized protein isoform X2: MKICLYITGISDYFHLKILRSCFTCAGRSYGNEQRNGGRAVPPLLKSEGQCPPYFSNTQLPKYVTYYFSYHRSFFVVVCEGCTVKTVMFIAHARHHAPLLLEKGGDSVVRAEGVLTDSQRISVAMDALGTG; encoded by the exons ATGAAAATCTGTCTATATATTACAGGAATTTCTGACTACTTCCATTTGAAGATCTTAAGGAGCTGCTTTACTTGTGCAGGTCGTAGCTATGGGAACGAGCAGAGAAATGGGGGTAGAGCAGTTCCCCCACTTTTAAAGTCGGAGGGGCAGTGCCCCCCTTACTTTTCCAATACccagttgccaaa GTATGTCACTTACTACTTCAGTTATCACAGAAGTTTCTTTGTGGTGGTTTGTGAAGGatgcactgttaaaacagtGATGTTCATAGCACATGCTCGTCAT CACGCGCCTTTGTTGTTGGAGAAAGGAGGTGACAGCGTCGTCAGAGCTGAAGGCGTTTTAACTGATTCCCAAAG AATTTCTGTGGCAATGGATGCATTGGGCACTGGGTAA
- the LOC136259490 gene encoding uncharacterized protein isoform X3 gives MKICLYITGISDYFHLKILRSCFTCAGRSYGNEQRNGGRAVPPLLKSEGQCPPYFSNTQLPKYVTYYFSYHRSFFVVVCEGCTVKTVMFIAHARHHAPLLLEKGGDSVVRAEGVLTDSQSTYGSTLL, from the exons ATGAAAATCTGTCTATATATTACAGGAATTTCTGACTACTTCCATTTGAAGATCTTAAGGAGCTGCTTTACTTGTGCAGGTCGTAGCTATGGGAACGAGCAGAGAAATGGGGGTAGAGCAGTTCCCCCACTTTTAAAGTCGGAGGGGCAGTGCCCCCCTTACTTTTCCAATACccagttgccaaa GTATGTCACTTACTACTTCAGTTATCACAGAAGTTTCTTTGTGGTGGTTTGTGAAGGatgcactgttaaaacagtGATGTTCATAGCACATGCTCGTCAT CACGCGCCTTTGTTGTTGGAGAAAGGAGGTGACAGCGTCGTCAGAGCTGAAGGCGTTTTAACTGATTCCCAAAG TACGTATGGCTCCACACTACTCTGA
- the LOC136259490 gene encoding uncharacterized protein isoform X4 — protein MKICLYITGISDYFHLKILRSCFTCAGRSYGNEQRNGGRAVPPLLKSEGQCPPYFSNTQLPKYVTYYFSYHRSFFVVVCEGCTVKTVMFIAHARHHAPLLLEKGGDSVVRAEGVLTDSQRSLNVF, from the exons ATGAAAATCTGTCTATATATTACAGGAATTTCTGACTACTTCCATTTGAAGATCTTAAGGAGCTGCTTTACTTGTGCAGGTCGTAGCTATGGGAACGAGCAGAGAAATGGGGGTAGAGCAGTTCCCCCACTTTTAAAGTCGGAGGGGCAGTGCCCCCCTTACTTTTCCAATACccagttgccaaa GTATGTCACTTACTACTTCAGTTATCACAGAAGTTTCTTTGTGGTGGTTTGTGAAGGatgcactgttaaaacagtGATGTTCATAGCACATGCTCGTCAT CACGCGCCTTTGTTGTTGGAGAAAGGAGGTGACAGCGTCGTCAGAGCTGAAGGCGTTTTAACTGATTCCCAAAG ATCTTTAAATGTATTTTAG
- the LOC136259490 gene encoding uncharacterized protein isoform X1 produces MKICLYITGISDYFHLKILRSCFTCAGRSYGNEQRNGGRAVPPLLKSEGQCPPYFSNTQLPKYVTYYFSYHRSFFVVVCEGCTVKTVMFIAHARHHAPLLLEKGGDSVVRAEGVLTDSQSQTWRTLFGTPGPRWSLSYHL; encoded by the exons ATGAAAATCTGTCTATATATTACAGGAATTTCTGACTACTTCCATTTGAAGATCTTAAGGAGCTGCTTTACTTGTGCAGGTCGTAGCTATGGGAACGAGCAGAGAAATGGGGGTAGAGCAGTTCCCCCACTTTTAAAGTCGGAGGGGCAGTGCCCCCCTTACTTTTCCAATACccagttgccaaa GTATGTCACTTACTACTTCAGTTATCACAGAAGTTTCTTTGTGGTGGTTTGTGAAGGatgcactgttaaaacagtGATGTTCATAGCACATGCTCGTCAT CACGCGCCTTTGTTGTTGGAGAAAGGAGGTGACAGCGTCGTCAGAGCTGAAGGCGTTTTAACTGATTCCCAAAG CCAGACTTGGAGGACATTATTTGGCACACCTGGACCTCGCTGGTCACTCAGCTATCATTTGTGA